The Engystomops pustulosus chromosome 7, aEngPut4.maternal, whole genome shotgun sequence DNA window gccgctgctgcctctgcctctgcatgccgtcccctatagtgtcagggtcaattattggatgttttagatgctatctagcctcattcggtcactctgtcatcgccatgctgttgcccataattttggcataatggtgcgattaagcagcctcagaggcatccatgcatgctgcccctgctgtttcctgtccatttccgtggtgctcCATCAttatctgaggtttccaggtgtttggccaagcttccctgtgcagagccttggtccccttgaaaaatgctcgagtctcccattgacttcaatggggttcgttattcgaaacaaacATGCAAGCAtcagaaaaagttcgactcgagtaacgagcactcgagcattttagtgctcgctcatctctagtcacaaccccccagtatatagccggccagcccctgtagtctatagcctgccagacccctgtagtctAGAGCCTGCTAACCCCCTGTAGTCTAGTGCCTGCTAGcaccctgtagtctatagcctgccagccccctgtagtctatagcctgccagccccctgtagtctagagcctgccagccccctgtagtctagagcctgccagccccctgtagtctagagcctgctagccccctgtaggctAGAGCCTGCTAGCACCCTGTAGTctagagcctgccagccctctgtaggatatagcttgtcagccccctgtagtatatagcctgctagccccctgtagtctagagcctgcctgcccctgtagtatatagcctgccagcccctgtctccaagtatatagtctgcagctcttgcccccagtagatagcctgcagcccctgcacccaatataatgcctgtagcaaaaaaactaaatgtgtactcaccttccgatggcaccccggcaggtcctcttctatccatcgcggCTCCGACATCGGCTCCTTGTCACGGCGTGGTCCGTTGCAGGCATCGTGacatcagccgctcgctgacatcatagtgtgtgccaatgtcAGCGCACACATTCAAACATCAGCGTGCGACACGATGCCTGCCAGGGACTGCGCTGGGACAAGGAGCCAATGCCGGACCTGTGATGGATAGAAGAGTACCTACCGGGGGGCCGTCAGAATGCTAGTACATATTTAGTTTTTTCCTACATGCATTATATTGGGTGCCAGGGCcgcaatggatagaagaggacctgccggggtggCCATCGGTAGGTGAGTACActtgtttttttcttgactccagtataagccaagttagggtttttcagcacatctttttgtgctgaaaaactctgcttatacttgagtatatactgtaagaatgttcttagttgctggTAAGATTATGTCTTAGTCTGCTAGTAAACTGGCAGAAAAGGCATTATTAATCCCcccaaatgtgtaaaaaaatctcaaaatccagTTAAAGCATTTGCAAGTTATTTCCGCATAAAGTTACACAtataagattttaaaaaatggggccTGGCCAGGAAGTTTTCAATGTCAAAATCCTTAAAAGCCTTAAAACATGCAAATAAATATTAACCGAGCTATGATCCATCAACAGTGCAACATTTAGTTTACATTGAGAGAACTTAAAAGTAAATAGATTTAACTACCTAATATTGACTTTGGCAAATGTGAACCAGCAGCCTAGAGGTTATATGGTTAATGATTAGAGAGATTGTACCTTTCACAACAGGATGCTTCCTTTATACTATATAAAGGCATCTATAATGCTTTAGGTATCTGGGAAAGTGTTGAGGATCCAGGAATATTGTGAGTACATTTAATGGGTGATTTACATAAATACAAGATTGTTGGGGTTTTTAATTGGGATTGGGGTTCTTAATTTTGCATTTTATATAATGCCAAGAGATAAAATATGTTGGGTTACTTAGTTTCTGGATCATCAAATTGTCAAATACATTTTCACACTGTATCACCAGTGCCTGGTAGGCGATGGGTTATCTGTAGATTATATGATTGCCATATATTCTTACAAATAGCACTACACATGTTCAAGTTTTATGTGGCATTGATACATTAAGTGGGTATGCTGCTTTTTTAAGAAGAAGCTTAGCTTAGCTTTTACCCTAGTTCCAGTATTATGCCCTGTTGTCCTTTCATAACTGTGTGACCATTCCAAGGTAAACTGACAGAATAATATTCAGTTACAAATTCAACTGTAGTTGTACTGAAGTAGAATATTTTTCCTTTGCCTTTTAGAAACATgagggtttttgtgttttttggagtCACCCTACTTTTTGTATTGGCTTTTGCTGATCATCATAAAGGCCATAATAAAGATAACAAAGATGACCATCATGACCACAAAGATGACCATGATGACCATGACCACCATGATCACAAAGATGAGAAAAGCAAGACAGGAGAACACCATGACAAGAtgcaccaccatcaccataatGAGTCCTTGCCCTGCCACAAGATAGCACCATACAATTCTAAATTTGCTTTTGACCTGTATCGGCAAGTAGCTCTAGATCATCCTTCTGAGAACATTGTCTTTTCACCTGTCAGTATCTCTACTGCATTTGCTTTCCTGTCCCTTGGTGCCAAGGCTCAAACCCATAAACAGATCATTGAAGCACTCAGTTTTAACACCTCTGAGATCTCAGAAGAAGACATTCATAAGGGGTTCCACCATCTTCTGCATCTCCTGAATGATGTGGACAGGGAGCTAAAGCTCAGCGGTGGGAATGCTCTCTTCATTTCCAAAGAGCACAAGATTCTCCAGACATTCTTGGATGAAGCCAAGACACGCTACCACTCCGAGGCCTTTTCTACTGATTTCAAAAACACAGAAGAAGCAAAAAAGCAGATCAACAGTTATGTGGAGAAAAACACTCAAGGCAAGATTGCTGACCTGCTGGACAGCATAGACCAGGACGCCATATTTGTCCTCATTAACTACATTTATTTTAAAGGTAAGGtactttattttacaaattaTTGTTGAGAAATAGGTTGCTGCAGATAGGCCATACTTCACTTATTgctggcacatttttttttgttaaaggaaacctaccacttctgaaggtaggtatgagatacaaacaccgggcaccagctcagggtgagctggtgccggtgcttagtctcgttagtgttaaaaccgcggtatcgcggttttaacacttttgaaactttctagcagaaactgcttcggcgctgcgcgcgaccgtgcgcgcgcaacgcctgcggcgtttccaatgtaggcgcgcgcacgatcgtgtgcacgaagcgccgaagcagtttctgctagaaagtttcaaaagtgttaaaaccgcgataccgcggttttaacactaacgagactaagcaccggcaccagctcaccctgagctggtgcccggtgtttgtatctcatacctaccttcagaagtggtaggtttcctttaagtagtgtCTGTCATATTTCACCACTCTACTACTAAATAATAAACTCTTATTATCCTTCTCTTTATTCTTTATAGCaaaatgggaaaacccatttaacagtGAATGGACCAAAGAGGGAGACTTCCATGTCAATGAGAATACAACTGTGAAGGCGTCTTTCATGAGCAGAACAGGAATGTACAATGTGGCTTTCAATGATGATGCTACTGTGATCTCCATACCCTATAAAGGAGGTGCCAATGCCTTATTCATCCTGCCAAATGAGGGGAAGTTGTCAGAAGTAGAGAACAATTTTAACacagaaaaaattaaaatatggaAGAAATCAATGCACAAGCGGTAAGGGAGTATCTAccagtctgtctatctatctattaacgTATGCCATAGTCAGTCTTTATAGAGGCAGTGGTAAACAGTCTTTAacaatcttttcctctgggtctTAGGCAGCCATAGTCTGGAGCCAACTCTTTGAGGTCTTTGGAGTACAGGGAGGAGATGTAATAAAGCTATGGGACACTAATTCTGGGGATCTGTTTTCTTCTATGAGCTCTACTTTTGGAAATCTGGCATTTCCACCCTACAAAGTATACGCTGCTCCAACTAGTTGTCACTTAATATTGTACTAaagaaattttgaaaatgaatgtCATAGTTTTTGGCTGTAGCTAGAGATTTTCCGTCAGGTCATGATTTCCTGAGATGAGTTGTTCTTGGACATTCATGTTGGATTCTCCAACAGTAATCAGCCAACACGTGTGTATCCCATCATCCATGATACCGTTCTACCATCTTACGTATTTCTTGTTAGAAATGCTCAACGTCTCATAAATTAGAACTGCTAGAGAGAAATGGAAGGTATTTTCGGAAATAAAAGGTCAAAAATACCAACAATAAGGTGAAAAACTCCAGATactacaaaaaatgtttattcgTTCCCTAGTGtaattcataaaaatatatttaacataATAGCCTGTTTGAAAAACAGTTCATTTTCTGGTGAAACCTTTGCTTGAATTGAtggattgttacttttttggcatcACACTCATATATTGTACTTCTCGAAGACTCTTACAATGGTAAGAACATTGATCACCATACTGGTGATGATAGCAAAACTAAAAAATTCTTTGTACTATGACCAATGGGCGTTAAGGAGTTGGGATTTTTGCTTCACCAGTAAATCCaaagatttttaaattttttcacaaACTTTGTGTCTGTTAACAAGCTTCAAAGAgaaagtggggcagatttacttacccggtccattcgcgatccagcggcgcgttctctgcgctggattcgggtccggccgggatttattaaggtagttcctccgccgtccaccaggtggcgctgctgtgctgaaaagcatctgatctggagttcaccggctcgggctgagtgaaggtaagtgcaagttccgcggcagattttttgttttaaatgcggcggtttttccgaatccgtcgggttttcgttcggccacgccccccgatttctgtcgcgtgcatgccagcgccaatgcgccacaatccgatcgcgtgcgccaaaatcccggggcaattcaggggaaatcggcgcaaattggaaatattcgggcaacatgtcgggaaaacgcgaatcgggcccttagtaaatgacccccagtatgtttttCCATAGAACAATCAATATTTGGGCCATGAAACATCTGCATATTAACTTATGACAAATATAGTTTATAAATTGgctttaatttcttttttaaatagatTGGTGGATttattgctcccaaaattctccATCTCTGGTACTATCAACCTTAAAGAAACACTAACCAAAATGGGACTAGTAGACGTTTTCTCAAACACCGCTGACCTGTCTGGTATTACAGGAGATGCCGACTCAAAGATTTCTAAGGTAAGTATTTCTAACTATCTATATAAAAATTGAAAAAGCAGGGGGCACTACAGACTGTAGATATACAATTCAAAGGTTacatttattccatgtgcaatggTTCAGTGTGAGACAACTTCATCAAGCTTGAATAAATGTCACCTTAGAATTGTATACCTACAGTCTGGAGTGCTGCCGGCTTTTACAATGTTTGTCTATTAGAGGCTTGCCTAGGCCGCCTCTCCTTTTTAGGAATCAGATCCACTTGGACATTGTATATCTATCTCCTAAGCATCAATTGAATTACATGGTCTAACCCATTAAGAATTTTTAAGTTATGCTTGTACCTAAGTATACTTTTCATCCATTCATATTCCATCTTCTTCTGATAACAGTTTTTCTCAACCTCCTTAGGCTATCCATAAAGCTGCAATCAGTGTTAATGAGAAGGGGACAGAAGCAGCAGCCGTTACAGCACTTGAGATAATTCCCATGATGCTTCCACCTCGCATTAATTTTAGCCGTCCTTTTATTATTTCAGTGTATGACCACAAATCCAAAAGTATCCTCTTCAATGGAAGAATTGTCAACCCCCAGAAATAATTCTCTCCCAAATTCTGCATCAATAAAATGTTATAGTGTAAAATGGTGTTCTTATTTACTTACAGTAAGCCATCTCTTGCCCCCTGGCATGAGATCACATAGCTTATCTGTCAATCCCGATGAACGAAATGGAAACTCCCCTAATAGTAAGGAGACCTGGAAAAAGGGATACATTTAAACTAAAGCTTAAAATCAATTCAGGAGAATATTCCTGGTCATCCATCACTGGTAATTGTTCAAGCTGCCCTTTAGCTATACTGTGACTCTGCTGAGCCAAAGGGCAGAGCTGTTATCAGCAGCAACTGCAGTTTTCAAGATTTTGATGTAAGCCAAGTCATTTTTGATGGAAGTACTTTTTattgttaaagagtaactgtcatctaaaaaaaacttttgatatgttgaagGGAATGCAATTTTAAGCCCTTCTGCAATTAGTTTTGTTGCCCCAATCTTACTTCCTTCACTGCTATTCAGCAGCCTTCCCTCTGTTATCAACCTCATTCAGTGATGCCTCAGATGGCCATTTCTAGGCACTTTCTGCCTACACTGGACTGAATACGGAGTGAGAATGTACATGTAAGACACACaccctcttctctctgctgtcaGCTGATTTCCTTAAGGCAGCTTTCAACACATATGCTGCCCGGAGCCCTAACTAATGTGATAATATCACACCTACACTCTTATCTCTCCCTGTacaccctcagctttccctacacttgtatataaaccagggccgcttctgccatgaggtAGGATGAAGTTCCTGCCTCTGGCAGCAGATTGCGGACCCAACTGGTGGCAAGTAACTAGTACCAGGGATTTGTGAAACGCTGACAAGTCCATACTGTCTGAAAAAACAATTGCATTGGCACTTGAGAGACAGGACTGCCCGTGTACATCGCTCTACAGTACACAAGCCACAGTGCTTGATGGTGTCATCACACACTCCAACCTGTGTCTCTTCATAGAGAAAGTGGCTCCCGACGGGAGAAGAAGATAAAGTAGAGCAGCGGGGTAGAGCTGATTGGGGGTTCTGTAAATATGGGGGTGAATATAATGGGgagagatgtatatactgtggagGGGCTGTAATTAATATGGCGGaaataacagggcagttgccaTACTCACAATGGGCTAGGGAAAATACTtataataacataacattaaaCAAATAAGGTTTGTAGTACAAAATTTCACAAGAAATATGATAAAACTGTGATTTTCCTTTAATGAATGAAGGGCAATAATGCAGCATGCACATACAGAGAAAAGATCAACACATTTTTATGCGTTGTGTCTTATTTATGATCAGGTCATGAATAAGATGCGACATGTCGAAATGCGTTGATCTTTACTCTGTATTTGTGTGCTGCATTGTTGTCCTTCACTCAATAAAGAAGAATCACAGCTTTATCGGATCTTTGTGAAATTTTGCGCTGAACATCTACTACAAACCTTCTTTTTCAATTGTGTGTCCGTGGACTCCGGACAGTGTTACATGCGCTACTTTCCAGATCTAGCTGATGGAGGTGTCAAGAGTAAAAGAGGGGTGAGTTGGCAATTTGTTTCTCATtaacaaaatactgtatatactcgtttataaaaaatgtgctgaaaaaaatcaactcggcttatacactagtcaatacacttaaaaaaaaaagcttacatactcaccctttgGCAGCCCAGATGCGCAGCGCttctcccccgatgtcattgcggctcctcttctggcttcccgcggctcctcttctttcttctgtaacaggcggcaggatgcggccatgttatcttaCGGCCGGCGCATATTATGACATCGCCAGctgccgcgtcatactatgcgcatgccagctggctgtgtactgcaggggcaggctgggctggcggtatactacagggggcaggctgggctggctgtatactacaggggcaggctgggctgtctgtatactagagggggcaggctgggctggctgtatactacaggggcaggctgggctggctgtatactacagggggcaatctggctgtataccactgtggGCATGCTGGCTATGAACTTGGggggaggctttgaccaatgcatttcccaccctcggcttatactcaagtcaataggttttcccagttttttcccagtggtaaaattaggggtcgcggcttatactcaggtcgccttatactcgagtatatatggcaattaagaaacaaatataacaataattataataataataataatggccctTTAATGGTACTGTGAAATACTGCATGTGTTTCACTAGAAAGGACAGGCCAGATGAAAttaaggcattggtcaattaTATCTCAAAGAATGTGtcatgtttagagatgagcgaacatactcgtccgagcttgatgctcggtcgagcattagcgtactcgaaactgctcgttgctcggacgtatacttcgcccgctcgagaaaatggcaactcccgccgttttgctttttggcggccagaaacagagccaatcacaagccaggagactctgcactccacccagcatgacgtggtacccttacacgtcgatagcagtggttggctggccagatcaggtgaccctgggatagactagccgctgcccgcgctgctcggatcattctgtgtctggatgccgctagggagagagctgctgctggtcagggaaagcgttagggtgttctattagcttactgttaggcaggagtgattctccaagaacccaacagcccttcttagggctacaataacgttatacttttttttttttatttgcagctagtaccatattgtgaggaatttgcagggggacttgctaccgttgtgtttagctcttagtgacacacatatccacctcaaacaccaaagtgggaaaatttattaggggtttgatggtttgatttcaattaggcacagtctgccatttactttttattttacgtttatttttttaataactcagtgtcatctcatcttgcatagtagtgtgctttcatacttggctagaaaatagccataggagaatccaaacggcttacttacgcctacagtagcgttatatatatttgatttctggttgatctgctggtggctgtacttgctgcagtgcatctactagcaaattgtgagcaatttgtagtgagacttgcgaccgctgtgttttgcgcttagtgacgcacatatccatcgcaaagaccgaagtgggaaaatttattaggggttggatttcaattaggcacagtctgccatttccttttttattttacgtttatttttttaataactcagcgtcatctcatctggcatagtagtgtgctttcatacttggctagaaaatagccataggagaatccaaacggcttacttacgcctacagtagcgttatatatatttgatttctggttgatctgctggtggctgtacttgctgcagtgcatctactagcaaattgtgagcatattgtagtgagacttgcgaccgctgtgttttccgcttagtgacgcacatatccatcgcaaagaccgaagtgggaaaatttattaggggttggatttcaattaggcacagtctgccatttccttttttattttacgtttatttttttaataactcagcgtcatctcatctggcatagtagtg harbors:
- the LOC140069954 gene encoding alpha-1-antitrypsin-like — translated: MRVFVFFGVTLLFVLAFADHHKGHNKDNKDDHHDHKDDHDDHDHHDHKDEKSKTGEHHDKMHHHHHNESLPCHKIAPYNSKFAFDLYRQVALDHPSENIVFSPVSISTAFAFLSLGAKAQTHKQIIEALSFNTSEISEEDIHKGFHHLLHLLNDVDRELKLSGGNALFISKEHKILQTFLDEAKTRYHSEAFSTDFKNTEEAKKQINSYVEKNTQGKIADLLDSIDQDAIFVLINYIYFKAKWENPFNSEWTKEGDFHVNENTTVKASFMSRTGMYNVAFNDDATVISIPYKGGANALFILPNEGKLSEVENNFNTEKIKIWKKSMHKRLVDLLLPKFSISGTINLKETLTKMGLVDVFSNTADLSGITGDADSKISKAIHKAAISVNEKGTEAAAVTALEIIPMMLPPRINFSRPFIISVYDHKSKSILFNGRIVNPQK